cattCAAATATTCAGTAATCAAATAATCATTGAACATGGCATAAATAAAAAACGCAGAAGAAGTTAGCAGTGAACTGACCGTCGAAGTCTAAGGTTTTTTTCTTGGTTGAACTTCTCCTCTCTGAACTCGAAGGAAGAAAACTGGAAAGGAGATGGGTTTTTCTTCTGAGCAGTCTGAGATGAGGGGGGCAAAATTGTGACCGAGACAGAGGCCAGGTGACGAACACAACTCAGAAGAGGGTGGTGGGTTGGAAGAATTTGCGACGACCAGACGAAGACGATGGTGACTGAGCGCCCAACGGACGGCGGCAGGAGCGCGATGGAGCAGATGAATACTAGGAACTGACGCGCCGAGCtcgaggaagaagaagctgcgattcttgaaggaggaagaagcaCGGACGACCAGACGACGATGGTAGTGCCTGAGAGCGACGGACGGCGGCAGTCCTTGTGGCGGTGGTGGAGAAGCTAGGGTTTcctgtttcaattttttttttatttggggaAAAGCTGTTAAGATAGGGGTATTcaaagggtatttttgtctaatcatataaataaaggatgtttaagtctttttataaaattaaataaataaatattttttatttttatttaattaaaaaggtGTTTTAGTAAAAGTGGTGATATACTATATAAGTGTTTGCTACGGTACGATGATAATTTCATACATATCGATACGATTAAAATATAgacaaataataacaataagacatgtagaatttattttcctaaataaaaataaaaaatatttatttatttaattttataaaaagacttaaacatcctttctttatttgattagacaaaaatacttttttaaattaatcaaattttaaaatttattaatcttaattttataattttaaataattaaaaaaataaaacaaaaacatattaaaaaagcaaaaaatcaaaattgttcTTACGTATGGCCTGTGAAGATTTCagtcttcttcattttttttctctccttttcctATCCTCTCTCTTTTCTGGTGGATCTCTCTCATCTGTCTGGCTGTGCGTCGCACGCAAGACGCCATCGTTTTGCTGGGATGCCCTAGCCAATTACACAACCCAGCAACCTTAGCTCCACACAACGGCTAAACGCGAACCCATCCCTCCCATCgccctcgagctcctccttcctCTCTCTGTCATCGATCTCACTCCCTCACCTCCGTCCATCTCCCGCCGCCGTCGCCGAAACGAGCTTCGAAGCCACCGTCGTTATCGTGCAGCTTTGTTCTACCATCGTGCAGCTACTGTTTCAGCTTTGAAAGCATCATCGCACAGCTCGGTTCCATCTTCGCCGGCGCTATCTCTGTTCCACTTGTCATCCCTTCGGTCGTGCCCTTGTCCCCCTCTTGCTCAGGATCTGCTCTGCTCTGTTCTAGGGCTTCTAGCTTCTaggtatttttttataacaattattgaataattgttgttagttaaTTTGTGAACTTGTTATgggttgaataattgttgaataaGAGTGTTAATTAATCTGTGAATCTTACTGTTTTTACTGTGAATTACTCCATTGTTAATGATTCTGATAATTCATCGAAGAAGGCTGTGTTTGATGAGGATGAGGAAGATAAATACAAGGAAAGGAATCCGGGAAATAgtttgaagaaaaaagagagtggTGGTGGAGGAAAGTCAACCTTGGAAGAATTATTaagggaagaggagaagaaaaaggagaaaatcAACAGGAAGGACTATTGGTTGCGTGAGGGAATCATTGGTAAGGTTATGAGCAAGGCCTTGGCAGAGAAGTGGTACTACAAGTAAAAAGGTGTGGTGAGAAAGGTGATTGACAAATATGTTGGGGAAATTGAGATGCTTGAAAGCAAGCATGTGCTGAGAGTCGATCAGGAAGAGCTTGAAACTGTGATTCCACAAGTTGGGGGCCGTGTAAAAATTGTCAATGGTGCATATCGTGGATCAACTGCGAAACTTTTGGGAGTGGATACGGATCATTTTTGTGCAAAGGTGCAGATAGAGAAAGGTGCCTATGATTTCAGGGTACTCAAAGCTGTGGAATATGAAGACATTTGTAAAATAGTACAATGAGTTTGAATATGGGAACGTGCTGGATGCTGGATGCTGCGAATTTCATCATCGATGGTCATTATCCAGTGAGAGAGCTATGGGAACGTGCTAGGAACTGCTGGACTAAAATCTTAGCACATGATAGCAGGTCTGTTCTTGTGGTTGCTCACAATGCCGTTAATCAGGCTCTTGTTGCTACAGCAATTGGTACCTGTTTTTCTCCTTCTAAGAAAATTCTGATGATGGAAAAAAAGAATCTTATCAACTGGAACATTATTCTCaccttttctcttttgtaccaAACAATTAGGTTTAGGGGTGGAGTATTTTAGATGTTTACTTCAGAGCAATTGTGGTCTAAGTGTGCTGGATTTCATTCCCAGGCCTGAGGGCGGATCTCCGGACATTTGCCTCGATCGCTTAAATCAGGTATGTCCGAGTCTTGACTGGCtttggttgtggttgtggttTTGGGTTGTGACAAAGCTTTAAATTAGAGAAAATGTGAATTTCTTCCCATTTGAGATTGTATTTAGTATTGTTATCAAACTATTTTATTAATGCAGACCCCTGGTTCACCAGTGGCTGGTGGAAAATCTGGAGGCAGAGATACAAATAAGCTGATCATACTTGTTTGTAATGGATCTACGCAGGGAAATACGGAGGTATGAACCATAGGCTAAAATTTATCTTGATAGAGGTAGCTGGTCAAATGTTATCAGTGAATATCCCAAAACTTTGATTTTTGTATTTGTTCCAATTTCTATGAAAGCTGCAGGTGATATGCAGAGGAATAAACTTTAAAACTTTGCAATAGACTTTATTTTAAGTACGTTTTTCATGTCAAGTTTTGTAACAAACTAGCTTATTTTGAGCAGAATGGTTTTCCTTTTGCTGGTGATCATCCAATGAACATGCTTGGTGTTATACAGGTACTATATTTAATCATCAGAAGTAGGTGTTAAAAAGTTATTTGTCTGacctttaaaaaatttaatagtcCCAGAAATCTGCAGAGCTACTTCTTGATTTGAAGGTGAGTTCCATAATTAGCAGTCCTAACAAGGGTTGTTTTGAGACTGCCATGACCATCTCCAAGGTATGCTATGGTTATTTCCTGTTTGATCAACCATATACCTTTTTCTtgtttaaattgatttattgaAAGTATATATATCTACTTATGAACCGACTTTAGTTATAATATGTATATTGCATTGCATTCCTGAACTAGTCGATCTCGATTTCATTTATTAATTCGTTTGATACAACTTTAGGTACAAGAAGCTGCAGATTGCTTGGGTGCTGACTGTGTGCCACGCTATGTTGAATTGAAGCAAATTGGTAGCCTAGATGTTAAAATAATCTTTTAGCAATCCAAAATGGTAAGCAATATAAACCTCACCAAAATACCAAGTGTTTGAACTAGCAAAGTATTTTACCAAATGTATGATACTGATGGTTGCTTATAATCTTGATGTACATAATTAGTAACTATGCTTCATTATTGCAGGATCTATCCAACTTCCCCCCAATTCAGCCTGGATGGTTAAATAGGATCGATGATGGGTTGAGAATAACATTATGGGATCAATCTGGAAAGGCATGGCAATCCTTGTTGGATGAAATATCCATGAATCGAGCAAAGGAGTCTTGGTCGCGGTTGCTCATCCAGCAATCCACATAGCACTAATGGGGCACTGCCTTAACATGACCAAGGAATGGTTAGGGTCATTTCATCTTGACGAAGGGAGTGTTAGTGTCCTTGACTTTCCTGATGGCCCTAAAGGAAGAGGTGTCATAAGGTGCATAAATTATACTGCACATTTGGGGAGATGGTCCATCCCTATTACAAGATCAACAGAGGATGGTGAAGAGTTTTAACTGTAAAATATTGCAAATGCATCATTCCATTTATCAAGCTGAAGTGACCCCATGTCCCCAGCATCCAAATTTTCAAGCATTATCGTGATGgttaaatattcaaaataatgTAAAGACTCTTCATCATCTCTGAATAGGAAATAATATTTAAGTGTTTGGATGATTTTATATGTAATTAAAGAAGTAGATATATGAGATATgtgattgataaaataaaaaatatttagtgatTTTATATGAACACAGGCAAGCAAGTCAGCGAGTGAACTAAAGCGCCAAGCATAGGCTGGCAGCATATTTCAACCATTAACCATACAAACAGATAAGTAGCAAGCCTAACACAAAGGATAAACAGAGCTGTAGAAAATGAAGTAAATGTGTCTTACTGTGGTTTACACGGTTTACTACGTGCAGCTTTGACTGCATTGTCCATATACGACGGTTTCTTGCGTTTAAGTAAATCTGAGCCAAATTGAAGGGGATCAAATACTGAGAGAATCATTTAACAACTACAATCCTGTTAGGAATGGTAGCAATAGGATGAAGGGCCATACTGATGCTTTTAAGCTGCTCCTTTTCACGTTTTTGCATAGACACAGAATTCCTATcctaagaaaaacaaaagtattaaACAATTATAcagtgtaaaaagtaaaaacaaggACAGAGAAAATGTCAATTAATCACAACTTCAGAATTGTACCAGACCTTAATAATGGCGTCACCAACTTCACCATTGCCTAGTAGACGTTGTGAGTGCCAACCCCGCATAGCGCGAGCTGCAGCATCTCTACATGCTCTACCTGATGCTGAAGTCTGCatagaaatttattttatcctaaacatcatcattaaaaatactaaattacctaactcaaattttagagactaatagttcaaattttagagactaatAACTCAAATATGTACTCCTTCTGAATTTCTTAAATTGTTTCCAGAGAGAGAAGACAAGAATTCAACCATTCTCACAATGGCACCACTGAAGGATATCCTTAAATATGTTGGCTGGTTTATAGGTTTAGTAGTTGTATAGTTGTATTGTTTCTAGGGAATATAATAAAGCGACCAATTTTCTAGATAAGCAACATAATAGATATGTCACAAAATTTGATACCTTCTATCTACCAATATGCAACAATACAAAGGCTATGGGATCAAAGGCATACAGAGCACTACGACTTAGTGAGGAATATGAAAGAATATATTCACACATCAACAAACAAAATTACTAGGATCAACAAACAAAATTTCGATAcccaatttaaaaaagaaactaaaaagtTAATTCCTAAACTGGGACACAAGATTTACATCCTTAATCATCACAGGACCAACCTCAGACAGAAGGTCCAAGCATGGTGGTAGAATCTCTTTGGAAGCATGGATTGAGCCATACTAAACCAATAGGAGCAGTTTTAACATGGCAGGAGCAATTTTACCATGGCAAGTTTTCATCTTCCACTCAATGAACAATTTATTAAATCAACCACAACAAAACACAATATAATAATCAAAAGGTAGAGAACAACACCAAAacaataatttatcaaattaacaaGTTAATAAGATCAGttaaaactgaaaatcaaaataacaagaAGAATTAACATTTTAAACTACAGCAAACTAACAACAAAATAAGCACTAGAAAACATACTAACCatgaaaacaacaataaaaaaacaataattaatacaagaaagaacaagaaggaggaaaaaaatCACCCTAGGATGGAGCAGTTCTGAAAGCAAAACAGTACAGGGAAAGGGAGGAGCTTTAAATCGCGACGGAGATGGCTGAATGGAGGCAGACAATGGCGGAACGGTGGCTGAAAGGCCGCGGAACAGAGGCTGAACAGAGGCTCGAACACGCGGCGTAGAAGACTGAACAGAGGGCTAAGCAGCTCGAACAAGGGTTGGCCAAAAAGGGCAGAACAAGGGTTGGCCAAAAAACAGACGCAGAAGCTTGGCCAAAAAGGAGGCGGATCGGCGGCGAACAAGGGCGATGTTGCGCCGAAGCTGTAGCAGCGGCGGTGGCTGGACGTTGAGGAACGGCGACGAGAGATGGCTGCTTCGGTGCTTCCTCCAAGCTGCGTTCGAGTTCTCTTCTGTCTTCTCTGCGTTCTTCAGTGTGTTCGTTCAGAGGCCAGAGAGAGGGAAGTGAGGGAGTGAGGAGGAGGAGAGTGGCTGAGTGAGACTGTGAGAGAGGAGAGGCCAAGAAGGTGCTGCGCGTTTTGGTTGCTGGTTAGGGTTCCTCTAACCAACGGTACCGTTTTGagcaaattttagaaaatcggTCGGGTCCCGGTTCGGTTCGACCGAATGGTTTTCGATTGGTTCAACGGTCCAACGATGTTTTTTAAATCTTTCGGTTTTAATATATGACCAATTCGTTTTTTATACCGGTTTACAGTTTGACCGACCGGTTAGAACGGATTTTCAGAAGATAGATTATAACCATTATctcatgttatttttattttaaaatgcttaatatattttagtatcaaattttcaattaagctTACAACACAGAAGTGGTTCAAAGAATCAAAATGCTAAAGTCAAAATTAAGCTTCACCTaaattcaactaaaattaaACGAAAGACAGAAACATTAATTTTCAACAAGAATCCATAAAAATATagtgcataataattttttaagtaagAGATGAAACTAACAAGTCTTAGTAGTTAATATAaaggataagtattgttttggtccctcaCGTTGAGAGTCGGAATCGAAACCGTCCCCAACGTAATTTCCGATTTAGAATCATCCTTTacgtttttttcgtattaaaatcgtccttttaattttttttggacaaaaataccctcacCACTACCAGCAcaattaccaccaccaccaacaccaccaccagcaccacaaccaccaccacaaccagtaccaccaccacaaccaccaccaccaaacaacagcaacaacaccaAACAACACCAAACCATACCAAACCAAGAAGCAGAAATAGAAAGCAagatcaccaccaccaccaccaccaacaccacCAAGAACAccaaacaacagcaacaacaccaAACAACACCAAACCaataagcaaaaatagaaaGCAAGAAAACAGAAAGCAAGAAAGCAGAACGGCGAGGCGGAGGCGGCGAGGCAGAGGCGGCGAGGCGGCGAGGCAGNNNNNNNNNNNNNNNNNNNNNNNNNNNNNNNNNNNNNNNNNNNNNNNNNNNNNNNNNNNNNNNNNNNNNNNNNNNNNNNNNNNNNNNNNNNNNNNNNNNNNNNNNNNNNNNNNNNNNNNNNNNNNNNNNNNNNNNNNNNNNNNNNNNNNNNNNNNNNNNNNNNNNNNNNNNNNNNNNNNNNNNNNNNNNNNNNNNNNNNNNNNNtatttttttaaaaattttataatttttttattataagggtagtttaggaataaattaaaaaaatttattagaaaggacgattttaaatttaaatacgactttaaggatgattttaaatcaaaatatacatCAGGGACGAGTTCGATTTTGACCCTCAACAtgagggaccaaaacaatacttatcccttaATATAAACTAAACATGATTACATGACAATTacgattatttaatttttgtttgactCCTTTTGTTTATACTTATTGTAATTCCTGGTAGCAGATTCAATGACATTACGCAGCATCAAGTTGTGGGGCCTTAGAATCAAATCCAACGCAAGTCGCATCCTTTTACCGTCATTAAcctgaaaaatataaatattttaggtTATCAACAAAACCATACACATTAGCAATTGAAGTACTATTTTTTtagcaaaagaaaattacatttaTTGTATAACTATACGTCTTCCTGTAGTTTGTCATCCAGGTTGCCACCCATACCCCACAATCATTACTGTGTTAAATAAGACGCGGTTAGCTTATGcagataaaaatttgaaagaggaaaacaaaaataCAGATATTCCTTACGAGTCAGGAGCTTGTTCTCCTGTTTCTAGCATATCCACAAATGCGAAATCAAGTATCCTTGGCCTGAACGGAGTGTTGTATTTATAGAACGAGTCATACTTGAGCATATCTTCTAGATATTTTGCCTATTTatataggaaaaaaaataaataaaggacGGTATttgaaacctaaaaaaaatgttataaaagaCGATATttgaaacctaaaaaaaatgtcATAAAAGTGAAAATGGGGAAAGTTAATTTACCAGCTTTACTATACTCGATCTCTTTTACTCTTTATCTGTAGCAATCGGTAGGAAGTCTAGCagaattgtttgatgattgCACAAATAAAAAACAACCAGATACCAATGTGTGTTGTTCTCGTTGACAGGTACAAAAATCTAGTACCAACTTTCACGTATTAGAATATTACtagatacaatttttttttaaaaaaataaaaggtatAGATCAGTTCATAAAGATAAATgccattaaataataaaaaaaactaaaaatacaataaatcatATACCTTTTTTAGACCTTCATCAACTTTTcccataaattatttttgataatatttcAATAGAACTTCAATTTTGGTATCATATTGCAGTATGAATTGTTGAATTTAATAGTTAGGGGCTAAGTCAGTGACACCAATTAagtaataagataaaataaataaaaacggtAACAAGCCTGAAAAAGACATTGCGCACCGAAAACACAGCTGGCAAATACCAGTGTGTTTGACATCCTATTTCTTTCTCCTGCATGGTTAGCATAGTAGCCACCAAATCCAACACCTATGtggtaaataataaatatattaggaATTAAAGTATGCTAGAGATAGCAGTTTAATTATGCACTTACATCCCCATGTACCCACTCCTTGGGAATTAATGACTTGAAATTGTCATGAGTTCCCCTAAATTTGTTTGTTGTTGCCAATACCTCATCACTACAAATACGAATCACATTAATATTGAATACAACTCAGACAAATGTTAAAACCTCCAATCTCAAAAACCGCAATTGAACTGTCGAACCGGCCAAGAACTGGTCGGTCGAACCGAATCGTCACCTGGTCAGATTTTTGGAATAAGGGAAAAACGCAAAGTTCTGAAAACGATTCGAACCGACTGGTCGAACCGGTCAAATTGTgaaccaaaagaaaaagcagTTCGGACCAAGATTCTGGAAACCCATTCGAACCGGTCAGTCGAACCGTAAACCGATATAAAAAATGAATCGGTTATATAAAAACCGAAAGATTCAGAAACCGTCGTTGGACCGTTGAACTAGTCGAGAATCGGTCGATCGAACCGAACCGAGACCCAATCTGTTTTCTAAAATTTGCTCAAAAGGGTGCCGTTGGTTAGAGGAACCCTAACCAGTAACCAAAATGCGCAGCACCTTCTTGGCCTCTCCTCTCTCACAGTCTCACTCAACCACTCTCCTCCTCCTCACTCCCTCACTTCCCTCTCTCTGGCCTCTGAACGAACACACTGAAGAACGCAGAGAAGACAGAAGAGAACTCGAATGCAGCTTGGAGGAAGCACCGAAGCAGCCATCTCTCGTCGCCGTTCCTCAACGTCCAACCACCGCCGCTGCTACAGCTTCGGCGCAACATCGCCCTTGTTCACCGCCGATCCGCCTCCTTTTTGGCCAAGCTTCTGCGTCTGTTTTTTGGCCAACCCTTGTTTGAGCTGCTTAGCCCTCTGTTCAGTCCTCTACGCCGCGTGTTCGAGCCTCTGTTCAGCCTCTGTTCCGCAGCCTTTCAGCCACCGTTCCGCCATTGTCTGCCTCCATTCAGCCATCTCCGTCGCGATTTAAAGCTCCTCCCTTTCCCTGTACTATTTTGCTTTCAGAACTGCTCCATCCTAGGGTGATTTTTTTTCCTCCTCCTTGTTCTTTCTTgtattaattattgtttttttattgttgttttcatGGTTAGTATGTTTTCTAGTTCTTATTTTGTTGTTAGTTTGCTGTAGTTTAAAatgttaattgttcttgttattttgattttcagttttaattgatCTTATTAACTTGTTAATTTGATAAATGATTGTTTTGGTGTTGTTCTCTACCTTTTGATTGTTATATTGTGTTTTGCTGTGGTTGATTTAATAAATTGTTCATTGAGTGGAAGATGAAAACTTGCCATGGTAAAATTGCTCCTGCCATGTTAGGCTTGAAGGATGGATGAAGCATTGGCCCCTTGACCTTGTATTGAAACATAATTATGTCTAGAATCAAAGTGGCaattcatgcattttcttagagtATAGCCTTGATCTAAAAGTAATATTAGAGTGCCCACTAAACTCTAGTTGCTGCCTTGCTTCGATGAATTCATAACACTTAATTCCATTGATAAATTCTTCGTTTCTGATTGATTATGTCACCCATGGAAGGTCTAGGCTCAGCATGGAATGTTGCTAATGTGACAAAAGGATCAACTGGGGTGATATTTGGTCTCGGAACTGTTGGCCTTTCTGTAAGTGCAGCGAACAACTCTGTCTGTCTTAACTTTTCAGTTCTCAATTGATTACTAATTATCATTTCCAAACTACAAGATAATTTATGGATTCTCCTTTAATTAGGTTGCACAAGGTGCAAAACTAAGGGGAGCATCTCGAATAATTGGCGTGGATAAGAATCCACATAAGTGTGAAAAAGGTGCCAAAATCAGTCCTGAAATTGAtctgaatattattttttcaccTAGAACAATCCTTGGTTCATTATTTGTTATTGTGTTTGTTGTTGCCGCAGCAAAAGCTTTTGGATTTATAGAAGTTGTTGACCCGAGTTCCTACCAAGAGCCTATTGCTCAAGTTACTATTCCTTTTTCAGTTATACCATCTGACAAGGGCTACTTATTACAAGTATCCAAAGCAAAAGTTTTCATTCCAGTGGCTAAATGgtgatttattttcaaaattgtaGACAGGGGTATTGCCTCCGTTTGTACCTTTTGCGCAAGCATTTGCAGCTGTACTCACAGCTGTTCTTACTGGTTCTCTCTATTATGTGGCTGCCTCGCCCAAAGGTCCTCTTCTTATTGCCCTTCAACATGTTTTCCCTTTGTATTgacttatttttgtttttcaggtTGCTTAACGATCTCTTGCTTATTTGTTTACTTCTTTCAGATCCCACTTATGTTGTGGCACCTGTTTTGCAATCTCGCTCGCACCGTCAAGATTTGAAAAAGCTGTTTGAAGGTTCAATTACTTATCCCTGCAGCAAAGCATTAGAATCAGTTCATAGATTCATAGATTGAACAAAGTTTCATTTGGTTCAGAAAGTGGTGGAATAAAGTCATAAAGTTATAAAGTTTCTCTATGATATAATATCTACTAGTCATTGATTAAGCAGTTTCTACTTATTATATCTGTTTCATGAGTCTGATTGCACTGCCTGCTTTCGGTTTGCAGCATGGTATGAGAAGCGccaaatgaaaaagatatattcCCCTCTTCTTGAAGGACTTTTTGCCCTCTACTTGGGTTTTGAATGGATTCAAGTAATCTTCTTATCTTTACATTTTATATAATcttctgaaaatatttttcgGTTTTGTGTaatagtttcaaggataaactAATTGGCAATGGTTATGTGACAGACAAATAACATTCTAGCTCCCATTATCACACATGGCATATACTCAACGGTTATATTGGGACATGGCCTTTGGAAAATTCATGACCACCGGCGTAGACTACGGCAAAGAATCCAACAGCTCAAATCAGAAGAAAGATATTCCAAGTAGATTTTGAATTACCATCCATGGCTGACACAGCTTGATGAAAAATTGTATATGTATTAGAGTTGTTAATCTTGTAAAGGAAAGTTGTACAATTATGTTAGTTGAGATCTCTTATATACAGAATAAGCAAGTTCTGATTACAAAATTTTCCAGTTATGAATGTTTTCCAATAAAATGGGGGAAAATGTTTGGTGAAACAAATAGCACATTTACTGTTCCATTTAAATTATCCATGGAACGTTTTATTTGAACCACTAGCTATCATGGGGTGAATAATTCACCATGTGACGTAGTGGGGTAGTATATATCCTTTACGGCTTTACCCCAATGTTGACTGGGctaaataagagacaaaaaagatATACAAGTTAGGTGCTGGTTAAAGTCAACCTGTAAACGCAAAAGAAAGTAGGTAAATAGACAAGCATCTAAACAATGTTACATAAGATTCTTCATAAAGAAAAGGAATTTATTTTGGGTAGATAAaactgaaaattttaattaaacattTACTCGCATGGAGCGTTATATATCAcccaaaaaggaaaagaaaatacatATTAGTAATAGTataaaacaacatataaaaaaacTTAGATAATAGTGTACTAAGTCAACTATTTTGGTAAGACTAGTGTAGAAATCAATACCACCAAACTTCTACTTCATACATACAATGAATACAGAGTCACTTAAGGTCTTCCTTCAGCTTTAGCAGCAATGACATATTTATAGGCCGTAGAATGCTAGAATGAAGTTCAACTAGTTATAGTACTGAGTTTAGAATTTGTCGATTTGGTGACATCCTTTCACTTGTTTGCTTATACTCTGAAGAAGCTTTTCTCGAGCTATTTTCACTGGAGGATTTTACAGAATTTGAAACCTTAATCCCTTTCTTCATAGATTTTCCTGATGATGATCCTTTTCCGGATTTCAAATCCGATCCTTTATTCCCTAAACTGGCACGTCCACCAGGATTGTTCTTAACTTTAGAAACTTCAACTAATTTTCTGTCCTTCCCACTCTGCCCATTAACTTGGGTCCTGGCGATATCCCTTCGTACTCCTTCTTTCGTGATA
This sequence is a window from Arachis duranensis cultivar V14167 chromosome 2, aradu.V14167.gnm2.J7QH, whole genome shotgun sequence. Protein-coding genes within it:
- the LOC107473793 gene encoding uncharacterized protein LOC107473793, with amino-acid sequence TGVLPPFVPFAQAFAAVLTAVLTGSLYYVAASPKDPTYVVAPVLQSRSHRQDLKKLFEAWYEKRQMKKIYSPLLEGLFALYLGFEWIQTNNILAPIITHGIYSTVILGHGLWKIHDHRRRLRQRIQQLKSEERYSK